One Streptomyces sp. SAI-135 DNA segment encodes these proteins:
- a CDS encoding MarP family serine protease has product MDVLDILLLLVIAAYAASGYRRGLVAGCVSFAGFVGGAVVGVWVLPWMMDLVTPGSTAATVTAVLTVLVPAAVGHELAGRLALRLRRELDQGPLRVADGVGGAAANSVAVLIVAWVAASVLGASSSPLVTGAIRDSALLGAVQDTMPETTPSWFSRATSALTEAGFPQVFNPFENESTAEVARPTGDSVTAAATNAAKLSTVKIEGASGTQGREGSGFVYAPQHVMTNAHVVAGIDEPSVRVGGVGQPYEARVVLFDPDRDVAVLYVPDLRAPVLRFDDGASRGDSAVVAGYPQDGDLNLQAATVANRVKATGQNIYSDATVTREIYSIRSTVRPGNSGGPLLTTSGKVYGVVFARSTSDDETGYVLTADEVAGDAEKAADATSPVDTGELVTS; this is encoded by the coding sequence GTGGACGTGCTCGACATCCTGCTGTTACTGGTGATCGCCGCCTACGCGGCCTCCGGCTACCGGCGCGGCCTGGTGGCCGGCTGTGTCTCGTTCGCCGGGTTCGTCGGCGGCGCGGTCGTGGGCGTGTGGGTGCTGCCGTGGATGATGGACCTGGTGACGCCGGGGAGCACGGCCGCGACGGTGACCGCGGTGCTCACGGTGCTGGTCCCGGCCGCCGTGGGGCACGAGCTGGCGGGGCGTCTGGCGCTCAGGCTGCGCAGGGAGCTGGACCAGGGCCCGCTGCGGGTCGCCGACGGCGTCGGCGGGGCCGCCGCCAACTCCGTGGCCGTGCTGATCGTCGCGTGGGTCGCCGCCAGCGTGCTCGGTGCCTCCTCGTCCCCGCTGGTCACCGGCGCCATCCGGGACTCCGCGCTGCTCGGCGCCGTCCAGGACACCATGCCGGAGACCACGCCGTCCTGGTTCTCCCGGGCCACCTCCGCGCTCACCGAGGCGGGCTTCCCGCAGGTCTTCAACCCGTTCGAGAACGAGTCGACGGCCGAGGTCGCGAGGCCCACCGGCGACAGCGTCACGGCCGCCGCCACCAACGCCGCCAAGCTCAGCACCGTCAAGATCGAGGGCGCCTCCGGCACCCAGGGCCGCGAGGGCAGCGGCTTCGTGTACGCGCCGCAGCACGTGATGACCAACGCCCACGTGGTGGCCGGCATCGACGAGCCCAGCGTCCGGGTCGGCGGGGTCGGGCAGCCGTACGAGGCACGGGTGGTGCTGTTCGATCCGGACCGGGACGTGGCCGTGCTGTACGTCCCGGACCTGCGCGCGCCGGTGCTCCGCTTCGACGACGGCGCCTCACGGGGCGACTCCGCGGTGGTCGCGGGCTATCCGCAGGACGGCGACCTGAACCTCCAGGCGGCCACCGTGGCGAACCGGGTGAAGGCGACCGGGCAGAACATCTACAGCGACGCCACCGTCACCCGAGAGATCTACTCGATCCGCTCCACGGTCCGTCCCGGGAACTCCGGCGGCCCCCTGCTGACCACCTCCGGCAAGGTCTACGGCGTGGTCTTCGCCCGCTCCACCTCCGACGACGAGACGGGGTACGTCCTGACCGCGGACGAGGTCGCGGGCGACGCCGAGAAGGCGGCGGACGCCACGTCTCCGGTGGACACGGGCGAGCTGGTCACGTCGTAG
- a CDS encoding GNAT family N-acetyltransferase, with protein MSPLSIRLALPDDEEELARLDRAEWSSLHEVLPEQRPPYRPFFDERHLPDDCLVAEADRRILGFIRLGFPNGLEANAHVRQIQGFVVSSEARGRGVGRALIRAITEEARRRGARRLTLRVLGHNTPARRLYESEGFAVEGILPEEWLLAGEYVDDVIMGRRL; from the coding sequence ATGTCCCCGCTGTCCATACGCCTCGCCCTGCCCGACGACGAAGAGGAACTCGCCCGTCTCGACCGCGCCGAGTGGTCGTCCCTGCACGAGGTCCTGCCCGAGCAGCGGCCGCCCTACCGGCCGTTCTTCGACGAGCGTCACCTCCCCGACGACTGCCTGGTCGCCGAGGCCGACCGCCGCATCCTCGGGTTCATCCGTCTCGGTTTCCCGAACGGGCTGGAGGCGAACGCCCATGTGCGCCAGATCCAGGGGTTCGTCGTCAGCAGCGAGGCCCGCGGCCGCGGTGTCGGGCGGGCCCTGATCCGCGCGATCACCGAGGAGGCCCGCCGCCGGGGCGCCCGCCGCCTCACCCTGCGCGTCCTCGGCCACAACACGCCCGCCCGCCGGCTCTACGAGTCCGAGGGCTTCGCGGTCGAGGGGATCCTGCCCGAGGAGTGGCTGCTGGCGGGGGAGTACGTCGACGACGTGATCATGGGCCGCCGTCTCTGA
- a CDS encoding TIGR01777 family oxidoreductase, producing MQLSRIAVAGASGLIGSALVRSLTADGHEVVRLVRRQPRDDGEVRWDPEAGRVDTAGLAGCDAVVNLAGAGVGSRRWTEAYKKRIHDSRVNGTAALARALASLDEPPKVFVNGSAMGYYGETGDRVVDEDSPAGQGFLPELCVEWEAAAAPAHQAGVRTAFTRTGLVVARGGGAWGKLFPLFQAGLGGRMGDGGQYWSFIALHDEVAAIRHLLETDGLSGPFNLTAPEPLTNREITEAMGRVLHRPTLFTVPEPVLRAVLGEMAGDVLGSVRVRPARLLESGFTFAFPDIEGAIRAA from the coding sequence ATGCAACTTTCAAGAATCGCGGTGGCCGGGGCGTCCGGACTGATCGGCTCGGCCCTGGTGCGGTCCCTGACCGCGGACGGGCACGAGGTGGTGCGTCTGGTGCGCCGACAGCCCCGGGACGACGGTGAGGTCCGCTGGGACCCCGAGGCCGGGCGGGTCGACACGGCCGGGCTCGCCGGGTGCGACGCCGTGGTCAACCTCGCCGGGGCGGGGGTGGGTTCGCGGCGCTGGACGGAGGCGTACAAGAAGCGGATCCACGACAGCCGGGTGAACGGCACGGCCGCCCTCGCCCGGGCCCTCGCCTCCCTGGACGAGCCGCCGAAGGTCTTCGTGAACGGCAGTGCCATGGGCTACTACGGCGAGACCGGCGACCGTGTCGTCGACGAGGACTCGCCCGCCGGTCAGGGCTTCCTGCCGGAGCTGTGCGTGGAGTGGGAGGCGGCCGCCGCTCCGGCCCACCAGGCCGGTGTCCGGACCGCGTTCACCCGCACCGGCCTGGTGGTGGCCCGCGGGGGCGGGGCCTGGGGCAAGCTGTTCCCGCTGTTCCAGGCGGGGCTCGGCGGGCGGATGGGCGACGGGGGCCAGTACTGGTCGTTCATCGCGCTGCACGACGAGGTGGCCGCGATCCGCCATCTGCTGGAGACCGACGGGCTGTCCGGGCCCTTCAATTTGACCGCCCCCGAGCCCCTGACGAACCGTGAGATCACCGAGGCCATGGGCCGTGTGCTGCACCGGCCGACGCTCTTCACCGTCCCCGAGCCGGTCCTGCGGGCCGTTCTCGGCGAGATGGCCGGGGACGTGCTCGGCAGCGTGCGGGTGCGGCCGGCGCGGTTGCTGGAGTCGGGGTTCACGTTCGCGTTCCCGGACATCGAGGGGGCGATCCGAGCGGCGTGA
- a CDS encoding NAD(P)/FAD-dependent oxidoreductase, with the protein MLEPAYQADVVIVGAGVAGLSAAHRLTSQGVTVAVLEAAPGVGGRMSTEKVDGFRLDRIGQLLSTAYPELRLTPGLDGLVLRPFAPGVLLHGDGRHHRVDAPAGARSARGALRAVRALASAPRGVPGPGLVGASRRAAFRVLPGAGQGSVPRSTRGAAPLGGAVDQARLGAALTRLAHVPVERLLARPELPAGKALAARGLPARTIDGFLRPLLAALLCDPALTTSSRCADLALRSFAAGRLCVPEGGAETLPELLAQTLPTGTVHTGVRVTSVATTSVTTAEHGEIRCRAVLLATDARAAARLLPGLRVPDFHPVTVVHHTTDDPPRTGSALLLDADRGGPVAHTAVMSEVDPSRSPAGRALISSTVLGEPPSDLDTAVRTHLARLYGTSTHRWETLAVHHTREAVPAMPAPHDLRRPVRLLAGLYVCGDHRDTSTVQGALHSAHRATTAILKDLGASGSLHRADPAPTAQAA; encoded by the coding sequence GTGCTTGAGCCCGCGTACCAGGCGGACGTCGTGATCGTGGGAGCCGGGGTTGCCGGGCTCTCCGCGGCGCATCGGCTGACCAGCCAAGGAGTGACCGTCGCGGTGTTGGAGGCCGCCCCCGGTGTGGGCGGCCGCATGTCGACCGAGAAGGTGGACGGCTTCCGGCTCGACCGGATCGGACAGCTGCTGTCCACGGCGTATCCCGAACTGCGCCTGACCCCCGGCCTCGACGGGCTCGTACTGCGCCCGTTCGCGCCGGGGGTCCTGTTGCACGGGGACGGGCGCCACCACCGGGTGGACGCTCCGGCGGGCGCCCGTAGCGCAAGGGGCGCACTGCGCGCGGTGCGCGCCCTGGCGAGCGCCCCCCGGGGCGTGCCCGGGCCGGGGCTGGTGGGGGCGTCCCGAAGGGCCGCGTTCCGGGTGCTGCCCGGTGCCGGCCAGGGGAGCGTGCCGCGCAGCACCCGTGGCGCCGCCCCGCTGGGCGGTGCCGTCGACCAGGCCCGGCTCGGCGCCGCGCTCACCCGGCTCGCCCATGTGCCCGTCGAACGCCTCCTCGCCCGCCCGGAACTGCCCGCCGGAAAGGCGCTCGCGGCCCGGGGACTGCCCGCGCGCACCATCGACGGTTTCCTGCGCCCGCTGCTCGCCGCGCTGTTGTGCGACCCCGCGCTCACGACGTCCAGCCGGTGCGCCGACCTCGCGCTGCGGTCCTTCGCGGCTGGACGGCTGTGTGTGCCGGAGGGGGGCGCGGAGACCCTGCCCGAGCTGCTCGCGCAGACGCTGCCGACGGGGACCGTCCACACGGGGGTGCGGGTCACGTCCGTCGCGACCACCTCGGTGACCACGGCCGAGCACGGCGAGATCCGGTGCCGGGCGGTGCTGCTGGCGACGGACGCGCGGGCCGCGGCGCGGCTGCTGCCGGGACTGCGGGTGCCGGACTTCCACCCGGTGACGGTCGTCCACCACACGACGGACGACCCGCCCCGCACGGGCTCCGCACTGCTGCTGGACGCCGACCGGGGCGGCCCGGTGGCCCACACGGCGGTGATGAGCGAGGTCGACCCCAGCCGGTCCCCCGCCGGCCGGGCCCTGATCTCCTCGACGGTCCTGGGCGAGCCCCCATCGGACCTGGACACCGCGGTCCGCACCCATCTGGCCCGCCTCTACGGCACGTCGACGCACCGCTGGGAGACGCTGGCCGTCCACCACACCCGGGAGGCGGTCCCGGCCATGCCCGCCCCTCACGACCTGCGCCGCCCGGTCCGCCTCCTGGCCGGCCTGTACGTCTGCGGCGACCACCGCGACACCAGCACGGTCCAGGGCGCCCTGCACTCGGCCCACCGGGCGACGACGGCCATCCTGAAGGACCTGGGCGCGTCGGGTTCCCTGCACCGAGCAGACCCGGCTCCAACAGCCCAGGCAGCCTGA
- a CDS encoding regulator yields the protein MTERPAQRTPNRQLAALIAEAGFSNAGLARRVDQLGLEHGLDLRYDKTSVTRWLRGQQPRGTTPALIAEVFTRRLGRRLSAQDLGLDACAPVYAGLEFAAGPEEAVDIVSGLWRKDSGSHAELRKIAFTPAGLVVPSRDWLIGRPDDRVARGEPPLRVPPQGRPVVPRQRGQAERGPGQKVTGGDIAALASVGDLFRTLDDQYGGGHARQALVRYLEHECEPMLRGTYGETTGRRLFAAAADLTRLAGWTSYDIAAHGLAQRYFVQALRLAQAAGDRAYGAYVLVTMSRQAVYLGHGREAIQLARVAQQGVGTSAPPVVQALLHSAEARGHGVLGEVRACTASLVRAERALEAARPGDEVPHWARFFDEAQLADEFGHCHRDLQQFRAAAQHAERSLQLRAPAYARSRLFCRVVLASARLGLGELDQACSLAAEAAGQAAEMRSVRAVEYVRDFERRLEPYKDAAPVRSYRDKVSALG from the coding sequence ATGACGGAACGACCCGCGCAGCGCACTCCCAACCGACAGCTCGCCGCGCTCATCGCAGAAGCGGGGTTCTCCAACGCGGGTCTCGCCCGACGCGTGGACCAGCTCGGTCTCGAACACGGGCTGGATCTCAGATACGACAAGACCTCCGTGACCCGGTGGCTGCGCGGGCAGCAGCCCCGGGGCACCACGCCCGCCCTCATCGCCGAGGTCTTCACCCGCCGGCTCGGACGCCGGCTCTCCGCGCAGGACCTCGGCCTCGACGCCTGCGCACCCGTCTACGCGGGGCTGGAGTTCGCCGCAGGCCCCGAGGAGGCCGTCGACATCGTCAGCGGCCTGTGGCGCAAGGACTCCGGCAGCCACGCCGAGCTCCGCAAGATCGCCTTCACCCCGGCCGGACTGGTCGTGCCCAGCCGCGACTGGCTGATCGGCCGCCCCGACGACCGGGTCGCCCGGGGCGAACCGCCCCTCCGGGTCCCTCCCCAGGGGCGCCCGGTGGTGCCCCGGCAGCGCGGCCAGGCCGAGCGCGGGCCCGGCCAGAAGGTCACCGGGGGCGACATCGCCGCGCTCGCCTCGGTCGGGGACCTCTTCCGCACCCTCGACGACCAGTACGGCGGCGGCCACGCCCGGCAGGCCCTGGTCCGCTACCTGGAGCACGAGTGCGAGCCGATGCTGCGCGGCACGTACGGCGAGACGACGGGACGCCGGCTGTTCGCCGCGGCCGCCGACCTGACCCGCCTCGCCGGCTGGACGTCGTACGACATCGCGGCGCACGGGCTCGCCCAGCGGTACTTCGTGCAGGCGCTGCGGCTCGCCCAGGCGGCGGGGGACCGGGCGTACGGGGCGTACGTCCTGGTCACGATGAGCCGGCAGGCCGTGTATCTGGGGCACGGCCGGGAGGCGATCCAGCTCGCGCGGGTGGCCCAGCAGGGCGTCGGCACGAGTGCTCCGCCGGTGGTGCAGGCGCTGTTGCACTCCGCCGAGGCGCGGGGGCACGGGGTGCTGGGGGAGGTGCGGGCCTGCACGGCGTCGCTGGTCCGCGCGGAGCGGGCCCTGGAGGCGGCCCGCCCCGGCGACGAAGTCCCGCACTGGGCGCGGTTCTTCGACGAGGCGCAGCTCGCGGACGAGTTCGGGCACTGTCACCGCGATCTGCAGCAGTTCCGGGCGGCGGCTCAACACGCCGAGCGCTCGCTCCAGTTGCGGGCGCCCGCGTATGCGCGCAGTCGGCTGTTCTGCCGCGTGGTGCTGGCCTCCGCGAGGCTCGGGCTGGGGGAGTTGGACCAGGCGTGCTCGCTCGCCGCGGAGGCGGCCGGGCAGGCCGCGGAGATGCGGTCGGTGCGGGCGGTGGAGTACGTGCGGGACTTCGAGCGGCGGCTGGAGCCGTACAAGGATGCGGCGCCGGTGCGGAGTTATCGGGACAAGGTGTCTGCGCTTGGGTAA